A window from Nitrospira sp. ND1 encodes these proteins:
- a CDS encoding PilZ domain-containing protein — protein sequence MPQAADELSLNYLSSQVIRIPASTSSNESLAPPRRDVATLRLGTILPSMSHYSPASLGPLGRPPSSEAILIFQRSRDRLGIVCPVMFSGALFIGEGLIHNLSQTGCLVECHRRMLEGSYMAVRLLLPDTTHALIIELAAVRWIREEYFGIEFLKLPTSDQARLAHFLLAHQR from the coding sequence ATGCCGCAAGCCGCCGATGAACTGTCCCTAAATTACCTGTCTTCACAAGTCATTCGAATTCCCGCATCGACTTCATCCAACGAGTCTCTGGCCCCTCCAAGGCGGGATGTTGCCACACTGCGTCTCGGAACTATACTCCCTTCCATGAGCCACTACTCCCCAGCATCACTTGGCCCTCTGGGCCGCCCACCTTCATCCGAAGCAATTCTCATATTTCAGCGGTCTCGAGACCGCCTTGGAATCGTCTGTCCTGTCATGTTCTCCGGCGCCCTCTTTATCGGAGAGGGCCTTATACACAACCTGTCTCAAACGGGATGTTTAGTGGAATGCCACCGGAGAATGTTGGAGGGTAGCTATATGGCTGTGCGCCTGCTCCTGCCCGATACCACCCACGCACTGATCATTGAACTCGCCGCCGTCCGATGGATCAGGGAGGAATACTTCGGGATCGAATTCCTCAAGCTCCCTACTTCTGATCAGGCCCGCTTAGCTCATTTCCTATTGGCCCACCAGCGCTGA
- a CDS encoding YkgJ family cysteine cluster protein → MEATASSPHTLPLFQQAEDWFRRARASLLGQIPCGRGCCDCCTGIFPITRLDALEIQRGLDELPSALTHAIVTRARTQITAVETAYPRLKSTPGLDEWADDTIDEIAERFAHLPCPALEADGTCSIYSHRPITCRTMGIPGESDGIVHGACAVQTAVPIVRLSATLRRDADRLAEHEALSLSILRRAQPPGDDEILLPYGFVPNGDPTP, encoded by the coding sequence ATGGAGGCCACGGCGTCCTCCCCTCACACCTTGCCCCTCTTCCAGCAAGCCGAGGACTGGTTCAGACGTGCACGAGCCTCACTGCTGGGGCAGATCCCCTGCGGGCGCGGCTGCTGCGACTGCTGTACCGGCATCTTTCCCATCACTCGCCTCGACGCCCTCGAAATACAACGTGGCCTTGATGAATTGCCTTCCGCCCTCACGCACGCCATCGTCACGCGGGCCAGAACCCAGATCACCGCTGTGGAAACGGCCTACCCAAGGTTGAAATCGACACCGGGCCTTGACGAGTGGGCAGATGACACCATCGATGAGATAGCCGAACGATTCGCCCACCTTCCCTGCCCCGCCCTGGAGGCCGACGGAACCTGCAGTATCTACTCCCACAGACCCATCACATGCCGCACGATGGGCATTCCCGGCGAATCGGACGGGATAGTCCATGGTGCTTGTGCCGTCCAAACCGCCGTGCCCATTGTCCGCCTCTCAGCCACCCTTCGACGCGATGCCGACCGCCTGGCCGAACACGAGGCACTCTCTTTGTCCATCCTGCGCCGAGCTCAACCTCCGGGCGACGATGAAATCCTCCTGCCCTATGGATTCGTGCCAAATGGTGATCCAACTCCCTAG
- a CDS encoding HU family DNA-binding protein has protein sequence MAKSMTKSQIADHLAGKAGITKKTAVQFLDDFAALAYREAKNAFVVPGIGKLVLANRKARMGRNPQTGEPIKIPAKRVVKFRVAKMAKDSILGKK, from the coding sequence ATGGCCAAGTCGATGACGAAATCGCAGATTGCTGACCATCTTGCTGGAAAGGCGGGGATTACCAAAAAGACGGCTGTCCAGTTCCTGGACGATTTTGCCGCTCTCGCCTATCGTGAAGCGAAGAATGCCTTCGTAGTACCGGGAATCGGAAAGTTGGTGCTGGCCAATCGGAAGGCCCGCATGGGTCGGAACCCGCAAACGGGTGAGCCGATCAAGATTCCGGCCAAGCGGGTGGTGAAGTTCCGAGTCGCGAAGATGGCCAAAGATTCGATCCTCGGAAAGAAGTAG
- a CDS encoding MoaD/ThiS family protein, whose amino-acid sequence MITITLMGQLQTTDGERDLACELPTPVTVRQVIQRQGRGLRHMLQLLREKKVLVTINKRIASEDSLVQDGDAVRFVGHDGAGGSGLAPSF is encoded by the coding sequence ATGATTACGATTACGCTGATGGGACAACTTCAAACCACGGATGGAGAGCGGGACCTCGCATGTGAACTCCCCACCCCTGTGACAGTTCGGCAGGTTATTCAGCGGCAAGGACGCGGGCTTCGTCACATGCTCCAACTGTTGCGGGAGAAAAAAGTCCTGGTCACCATCAACAAACGCATCGCCAGCGAAGATTCTCTGGTGCAAGACGGCGATGCGGTGCGCTTCGTGGGACATGACGGCGCAGGTGGAAGCGGACTCGCCCCGTCTTTTTAG
- the rfbC gene encoding dTDP-4-dehydrorhamnose 3,5-epimerase: protein MQITPTPLKGLFQIEPDVFGDARGKFVEIFRESRYDAAGIDKPFLQDNFSWSVRGTLRGLHYQLSRPQGKLVTVVKGTVYDVAVDIRHGSPTFGQWYGVELSDSNMRQLYIPPGFAHGFCVLSEDAGFLYKCTDVYSPPDERGILWNDPALAIAWPVKTPLLSAKDQAYKCLADMMTELPRYESR, encoded by the coding sequence ATGCAGATTACGCCCACGCCGCTTAAGGGCCTGTTTCAGATCGAGCCTGATGTGTTCGGCGATGCCCGGGGAAAATTCGTCGAGATCTTTCGCGAATCACGCTACGACGCGGCCGGAATCGACAAACCTTTTCTCCAGGACAACTTTTCCTGGTCCGTACGTGGCACGTTGCGCGGACTCCACTATCAGCTATCTCGGCCGCAAGGGAAATTGGTCACGGTCGTCAAGGGAACGGTTTACGATGTGGCGGTCGATATTCGGCACGGGTCGCCGACGTTCGGGCAGTGGTATGGAGTCGAGCTATCCGATAGCAACATGCGGCAGTTGTATATTCCTCCCGGTTTTGCCCATGGCTTTTGCGTCCTCAGCGAGGACGCAGGGTTTCTGTATAAGTGTACGGATGTCTATTCCCCGCCGGATGAGCGGGGAATCCTATGGAATGATCCGGCTCTCGCCATTGCCTGGCCTGTAAAGACCCCGCTGCTGTCGGCGAAGGATCAAGCGTATAAGTGCCTGGCCGACATGATGACGGAATTGCCTCGTTATGAAAGCCGCTAG
- a CDS encoding Fur family transcriptional regulator has translation MKLNSQEIEARFRRHAVRVTRQRAAIYAALAETTSHPTAEDLYRTVKREHPMMSRNTVYYTLGVLRQAGLVQEVNVGHEVARFDGNVTVHHHLICLGCGQIVDVMDDGLNHLAIPSRQAGGFHVLGHRVEFHGYCADCQQAGLGAMERRG, from the coding sequence ATGAAGTTGAATTCGCAGGAGATTGAGGCCCGGTTTCGACGGCACGCGGTGCGTGTGACTCGCCAGCGGGCGGCCATCTATGCGGCGTTGGCGGAGACTACCAGCCATCCCACTGCCGAGGACCTCTATCGCACGGTCAAGCGCGAGCATCCGATGATGTCACGCAATACGGTGTATTACACGCTGGGGGTCTTGCGGCAAGCCGGTTTGGTTCAGGAAGTAAACGTCGGTCATGAGGTGGCGCGGTTCGACGGGAATGTCACGGTGCACCATCATCTGATTTGTCTGGGCTGTGGTCAGATTGTGGATGTGATGGACGACGGGTTGAATCATCTGGCCATCCCGAGTCGGCAGGCCGGGGGATTTCATGTACTCGGGCATCGAGTGGAGTTTCACGGATATTGTGCAGACTGTCAGCAGGCAGGTCTTGGCGCGATGGAGCGTCGTGGGTAG
- a CDS encoding rubrerythrin family protein, with amino-acid sequence MGNSLKGTKSHENLKHAFAGESQANRRYLYFARRADIEGYPDVGGLFRDTSEAETGHAFGHLDFLKEVGDPATGVPIGNTEANLKSAIEGETYEYTQMYPGMAKTARDEGFSELAEWFETLAKAERSHANRFTKGLDSLKQG; translated from the coding sequence ATGGGAAACAGTTTGAAGGGCACGAAGAGTCACGAGAATCTTAAGCACGCGTTTGCCGGGGAATCACAAGCCAACAGGCGCTATCTCTATTTTGCGCGCCGTGCAGACATCGAAGGGTATCCCGATGTGGGCGGGCTGTTCCGTGATACGTCTGAAGCGGAAACCGGTCATGCATTCGGCCATCTGGATTTTCTGAAAGAAGTGGGTGATCCCGCCACCGGTGTGCCGATCGGAAACACCGAAGCCAACTTGAAGTCCGCGATCGAAGGGGAAACCTACGAATACACGCAGATGTATCCGGGTATGGCAAAGACCGCACGCGATGAAGGCTTCTCTGAATTGGCGGAGTGGTTTGAGACCCTGGCCAAGGCGGAACGGTCCCATGCCAATCGGTTTACCAAAGGCCTGGATAGCTTGAAGCAAGGCTAA
- a CDS encoding heterodisulfide reductase-related iron-sulfur binding cluster: MNQFNLINPIDPKDLEKETLRIYDVCDGCRRCFNLCPSFNTLLDRIDEYESDVAKFTAADHHRVVDECYYCKLCFNHCPYTPPHQYGIDFPLLMAVWKKRLATERGTRWRDWLLTRTDLLGRVNSAFAPLVNWGLGQGWLRGLLQTVLGVHRDRQVLHYQRETFVRWWARRSAGRKVGTGKKAALFAGCLVNYQATDVGKATVQVLEKNGVEVALPDQSCCGMPSFDIGDTAAMVAAAERTIASLKSWVDQGYDVVIPTPSCSLMVKREYVSLVAGDEAKRVAEHTYDISEYLMKMKREGGLAMDFTQKPGRVAYQVPCHLRDQNIGFKSKELMECAGAKVEVIEKCSGHDGSWSAKVEFFPLSMKIAQKAVRMVEQAPADLVASDCPLAGLQLDQAGAVAHAGGRSSQHPIQIVRDAYGLPRDPRAS; this comes from the coding sequence ATGAACCAATTCAACCTCATCAATCCGATCGATCCCAAGGACCTGGAAAAGGAAACCCTGCGGATCTACGATGTGTGCGACGGCTGCCGCCGGTGTTTCAATCTCTGCCCCTCATTCAATACGTTGCTGGATCGAATCGATGAGTACGAGAGCGATGTGGCGAAATTTACCGCGGCGGACCATCATCGCGTCGTCGACGAATGCTACTATTGCAAACTCTGTTTCAACCATTGCCCGTATACGCCGCCCCATCAATATGGCATCGACTTTCCGCTCTTGATGGCGGTCTGGAAGAAGCGGCTGGCAACGGAACGGGGCACCCGCTGGCGGGACTGGCTGTTGACGCGGACCGATCTGCTGGGGAGAGTGAACAGCGCCTTCGCACCGTTGGTCAACTGGGGGTTGGGTCAGGGGTGGCTACGGGGTCTTCTGCAGACGGTGCTGGGTGTCCACCGTGACAGGCAGGTGTTGCACTATCAGCGTGAAACATTTGTGCGCTGGTGGGCTCGTCGATCTGCAGGCCGCAAGGTAGGCACTGGAAAGAAAGCGGCATTGTTTGCCGGCTGCTTGGTTAATTACCAGGCTACCGATGTGGGCAAAGCGACCGTGCAGGTGCTCGAAAAGAACGGGGTTGAAGTGGCACTGCCGGACCAGTCCTGTTGCGGAATGCCGTCATTCGATATCGGCGATACAGCGGCGATGGTGGCGGCGGCAGAGCGTACGATCGCCTCACTGAAATCATGGGTGGATCAGGGCTATGATGTGGTCATTCCTACTCCCAGTTGCAGTCTCATGGTGAAGCGGGAGTATGTCAGTTTGGTGGCCGGAGACGAGGCGAAACGGGTGGCCGAGCATACGTACGACATCAGCGAGTACCTGATGAAGATGAAGCGTGAGGGGGGCTTGGCCATGGATTTCACGCAGAAGCCGGGTCGTGTGGCCTATCAGGTGCCCTGTCATCTGCGGGATCAAAATATCGGTTTCAAATCGAAGGAACTCATGGAATGCGCCGGGGCCAAGGTCGAGGTCATAGAGAAATGTTCCGGGCATGACGGTTCCTGGTCGGCCAAGGTCGAATTTTTCCCCCTCTCCATGAAGATCGCGCAAAAAGCCGTGCGCATGGTCGAGCAGGCGCCGGCTGATTTGGTGGCATCCGACTGTCCGCTGGCGGGGCTTCAGCTTGATCAAGCCGGGGCCGTGGCCCACGCGGGAGGGAGATCCTCGCAGCATCCCATCCAGATTGTGCGAGACGCGTATGGATTACCCAGGGACCCGCGTGCCTCCTGA
- a CDS encoding DUF3501 family protein: protein MKALTQQDLIPHDEYERRRETYRQAIIELKRRRRIGLGEKITLVFENRETLRFQIQEMIRVERIFDPQKVQEELDVYNALLPASGELSATLLIELTDPDTMKQWLDLFMGLDHGQKVGLRAGGDVVYGEFEGGHSHDTKISAVHFVRFRPTPAMVTAIGDQAARVALTVRHAGYEAEAEVPWVMRQEWLEDLSTVG, encoded by the coding sequence ATGAAAGCACTCACACAGCAGGACCTGATTCCTCACGATGAGTATGAGAGGCGGCGCGAAACGTATCGTCAGGCCATCATCGAGCTCAAACGGCGTAGGCGGATCGGTCTTGGCGAGAAGATCACGTTGGTGTTCGAGAATCGGGAAACTCTGCGTTTCCAGATCCAGGAAATGATTCGCGTCGAGCGGATCTTCGACCCGCAAAAGGTCCAGGAGGAGCTGGATGTGTACAATGCCCTTCTCCCGGCCTCGGGTGAATTGAGTGCGACTCTCCTGATCGAACTCACGGATCCTGACACAATGAAGCAGTGGCTCGATTTGTTTATGGGCCTGGATCACGGCCAGAAGGTCGGCCTCCGGGCAGGGGGGGACGTGGTCTATGGCGAATTCGAGGGCGGCCATAGTCATGACACGAAGATCAGCGCGGTTCATTTCGTCCGCTTTCGTCCGACCCCTGCGATGGTAACGGCCATCGGTGATCAGGCTGCGCGGGTGGCGCTGACAGTTCGTCATGCCGGGTATGAGGCCGAAGCCGAGGTGCCGTGGGTGATGCGACAGGAATGGCTTGAGGATTTGAGCACGGTCGGGTAA
- a CDS encoding 6-carboxytetrahydropterin synthase codes for MASVLLNKRIEFCASHRYHKPEWDAAKNRATFGPCNNDPGHGHNYMLEVTVAGEVDQRTGMVVNLFDLKRVLLQVLEEFDHKHLNLDLPYFERQIPTSENVARVLWDKLQAQPDIGTLQRLSLYEDEDLCANLTAEAGPEVASVTRRYSFTAVHDGHRGHTWDLFVSVHGPIDRETGMVTDIVALDHLLKERVLVPFDGRDLRMVLATPSVTGEYLAKAVWDRIVSAIPAGTLQLVKLVQTRDLFYEYAG; via the coding sequence ATGGCCTCAGTTCTCCTCAACAAACGCATTGAGTTCTGCGCGTCCCACCGGTACCACAAGCCGGAGTGGGATGCTGCGAAGAACCGCGCCACGTTCGGCCCCTGTAATAACGATCCTGGGCATGGCCATAACTACATGCTGGAAGTGACGGTGGCGGGAGAGGTCGATCAGCGGACCGGAATGGTCGTGAACCTCTTTGATTTGAAACGCGTGTTGTTGCAGGTGTTGGAGGAGTTCGATCACAAGCACCTCAATCTCGACCTGCCCTATTTTGAGCGCCAAATTCCAACCTCCGAAAACGTCGCGCGTGTCCTGTGGGACAAGCTTCAAGCGCAGCCGGATATCGGTACCCTCCAACGGCTGTCGTTGTACGAGGATGAAGATCTCTGTGCCAACCTCACGGCAGAGGCCGGGCCGGAGGTGGCCTCGGTGACGAGGAGGTATTCGTTTACCGCCGTGCATGACGGCCATCGTGGACATACCTGGGATCTGTTCGTGTCGGTGCATGGACCGATCGATCGTGAGACCGGCATGGTTACGGATATTGTTGCGTTGGATCACTTGCTGAAAGAACGCGTACTGGTCCCGTTCGACGGGCGGGATCTGCGCATGGTGTTGGCGACGCCCTCAGTCACTGGCGAATATCTGGCCAAGGCGGTGTGGGATCGTATCGTTTCGGCCATTCCAGCCGGAACGCTTCAACTCGTCAAGCTCGTCCAAACTCGCGATCTCTTCTACGAATACGCCGGCTGA
- a CDS encoding OmpA family protein — MRTNFSSDSQEQSSTLTMGITDLMTSLAVIFILLFSAYVTKVSETESQAKVPVPIPAPERKVARTTTDDIKGLLRDHFQRFDLSLDADPADPNVVRIVVPEALLNFEFGRGALSSVADRFLADAMPTYAALLCGAMRDQIDSLVIEGHTDDRGSDIYNLKLSQQRSLNVMVKGLEVIQDSAPWAYRCFHEKTSASGRGRQDLVMDESRGLDRDKSRRVVFKIRLRPTAQQTEMKQAMRTIEEPNFSSRLF; from the coding sequence ATGCGCACCAACTTCTCGTCGGATTCGCAGGAACAGTCTTCGACTCTCACCATGGGCATCACGGATTTGATGACGTCACTCGCCGTCATTTTTATCCTCCTGTTCAGCGCCTATGTCACCAAAGTCTCCGAAACGGAATCACAGGCGAAGGTGCCGGTCCCCATTCCGGCGCCGGAGCGGAAGGTGGCTCGGACGACGACGGATGATATCAAGGGGCTGTTGCGCGACCATTTTCAACGATTCGACCTTTCCCTGGATGCCGATCCCGCCGATCCCAATGTGGTGCGGATTGTCGTGCCGGAGGCGTTGCTGAACTTTGAGTTCGGGAGAGGCGCACTCTCGTCGGTGGCGGACCGATTTCTTGCGGATGCGATGCCGACCTATGCGGCGTTGCTCTGCGGTGCCATGCGGGATCAAATCGATTCGCTCGTGATCGAAGGGCATACCGATGATCGCGGCTCGGATATCTACAACTTGAAGTTGAGCCAACAGCGTTCGTTGAATGTGATGGTGAAGGGGTTGGAAGTCATCCAGGACTCGGCGCCCTGGGCCTATCGCTGTTTCCACGAAAAGACGTCTGCCAGCGGGCGAGGTCGGCAAGATCTCGTCATGGATGAGTCGCGTGGCCTTGATCGAGATAAGAGCCGACGAGTGGTATTTAAAATCCGCCTGCGGCCTACGGCTCAGCAGACTGAGATGAAGCAAGCCATGCGGACGATTGAAGAGCCGAACTTCAGCTCCCGCCTGTTCTAA
- a CDS encoding SUMF1/EgtB/PvdO family nonheme iron enzyme encodes MVLIPAGEFAMGSDLGQEDEQPVHRVSVKAFYLDVYETTVSRYAEFLASQKPDAPFKWNEATAGAHENKPAVGVNWYDARDYCRWVGKRLPTEAEWEIAARGTEGRIYPWGSAHPTRGHANAGETRWRGYNTLSNVGRFELGKTPEGVYDLAGNLWEWVADWYDPTYYQFSARDNPKGPSAGPLRALRGGAWNNDSKAIRSSNRAGYAPDARRNDVGFRCAQDGPSPERR; translated from the coding sequence ATGGTGCTCATTCCTGCCGGTGAATTCGCCATGGGCAGCGACCTCGGTCAGGAGGATGAACAGCCGGTCCATCGCGTCTCGGTCAAAGCCTTTTATCTTGATGTGTACGAAACCACCGTCTCTCGTTATGCCGAGTTCCTGGCCTCCCAGAAACCGGATGCGCCGTTCAAGTGGAATGAGGCCACCGCCGGCGCTCACGAGAACAAACCGGCGGTCGGCGTCAATTGGTACGATGCGCGTGACTATTGCCGATGGGTGGGGAAACGATTGCCGACAGAAGCGGAGTGGGAGATTGCTGCTCGCGGCACCGAGGGCCGGATCTACCCGTGGGGAAGTGCGCATCCGACCAGGGGACATGCCAATGCAGGTGAGACCAGATGGCGCGGATACAACACCCTGAGCAATGTCGGACGCTTTGAACTGGGCAAAACACCGGAGGGGGTGTATGACCTGGCAGGGAATCTCTGGGAATGGGTCGCCGACTGGTATGATCCGACCTACTACCAATTCAGCGCACGAGACAATCCGAAAGGACCTTCCGCGGGGCCACTTCGGGCATTGCGTGGAGGCGCCTGGAACAATGATTCCAAGGCCATCAGGTCGTCAAATCGCGCCGGATATGCGCCAGATGCGCGACGGAATGATGTCGGATTTCGTTGCGCGCAAGACGGGCCGTCCCCGGAACGGCGTTAG
- a CDS encoding thioredoxin family protein yields the protein MTGTVQDVRDENYKEFTESAGAVVAYGLATCEPCKQYDPILEETAAKFPTIKIGKAKMHVPGRCREIKKAHTFETYPTTHFFAQGKLLLTREGVVEPAELAALISDHLLK from the coding sequence ATGACCGGCACAGTCCAAGACGTTCGCGACGAAAATTACAAAGAGTTTACCGAGAGTGCCGGCGCAGTCGTCGCCTACGGCTTGGCCACCTGCGAACCGTGCAAGCAATACGATCCCATCCTGGAAGAAACCGCTGCAAAGTTCCCCACGATCAAGATCGGCAAGGCCAAAATGCACGTGCCAGGCCGATGCCGAGAGATCAAGAAAGCGCATACGTTTGAGACCTACCCCACCACGCATTTCTTCGCGCAGGGCAAACTGCTGCTGACTCGTGAAGGGGTGGTCGAACCGGCCGAGCTGGCGGCATTAATCTCCGACCATCTGCTGAAGTAA
- a CDS encoding redoxin domain-containing protein, with the protein MSDVAAEIKVGDTAPDFTLKDQDQKDVKLSDFRGKSNVVLAFYPLDWSPVCQGENKCLTDDFPKFQSAHAELFGISCDSFFSHKAWADSLDLKHRLLSDFNREVVKKYGLYFEPLNCGKRATVIVDKNGKVAYVKVQEIKVAREDKDILAALAKLS; encoded by the coding sequence ATGAGTGATGTGGCTGCAGAAATTAAGGTCGGCGATACCGCGCCGGATTTCACATTAAAAGATCAGGACCAGAAGGACGTGAAGTTGAGCGATTTCAGAGGGAAGAGCAATGTCGTGCTCGCGTTCTACCCGCTCGACTGGAGCCCGGTCTGTCAGGGTGAAAACAAGTGCCTGACCGATGACTTCCCGAAGTTCCAGAGCGCCCACGCCGAACTGTTCGGCATCAGCTGCGACAGCTTCTTCTCCCACAAGGCCTGGGCGGATTCCCTCGACTTGAAGCATCGCCTGCTCTCTGACTTCAATCGCGAAGTCGTGAAGAAGTATGGTCTGTATTTTGAACCGTTGAATTGCGGCAAGCGCGCAACGGTCATCGTCGATAAGAACGGCAAAGTCGCCTACGTGAAAGTTCAGGAAATCAAGGTGGCACGGGAAGATAAGGACATTCTCGCGGCCCTCGCGAAACTGAGCTAA
- the typA gene encoding translational GTPase TypA: MNSSAPSSTTSGLHAPQGRRTDIRNIAIIAHVDHGKTTLVDAVLRQTHVHRKIDDMGERIMDSMDQERERGITIRAKNASVTYKGVKINIVDTPGHADFGGEVERTLRMVDGVLILVDAKEGPMPQTTFVLRKALALGHKAIVVINKIDRPDAVIDDVVNRTFDLFVHLGATDEQLDFPIVYTSAIKGVATLDLKQPGTEISPLLETILDKIPAPAINADAPFQLLVLALAQDSYKGKMGIGKIQSGSIARRQNVVTLTKDGGQVPGKISDLAVFSGLERTDVETAEAGEIVALSGLEEVNIGDTIADPTNPVALPRVTIDEPTVQMTFSVNNSPFAGRDGKYLTSRHLRERLFKELETNVSLRVQETDSADRFLVAGRGELHLGVLIEQMRREGYELQISQPEVILHREGDTVTEPFEELTIQVPSEYQGPVIEEIGKRRGELRHMKLVHSEGTASEMHIEYHIPTRGIIGLKNILLAKTRGTIILHHVFSGYAPADEKALLVAPHGSLVAFEAGTSTAYALFMTQERGELFIGASVEVYQGMVVGQNSRDEDLDVNVCKQKQLSNMRAAGTDEALVLTPPREMSLEFAMEYIGQDELVEVTPKYLRLRKRLLNPDDRRKAKKSSK; this comes from the coding sequence ATGAACAGCTCAGCGCCCTCATCCACCACATCGGGTCTGCACGCGCCGCAAGGTCGTCGGACCGACATCCGCAACATTGCCATCATCGCCCACGTCGACCATGGAAAGACGACTCTCGTCGACGCCGTGCTGCGCCAGACCCACGTGCATCGCAAGATCGATGACATGGGTGAGCGCATCATGGACTCAATGGATCAGGAGCGCGAGCGTGGCATCACGATCCGCGCAAAAAACGCCAGCGTGACCTATAAAGGTGTGAAGATTAACATCGTCGACACGCCGGGCCACGCAGATTTCGGCGGCGAAGTGGAGCGGACACTCCGCATGGTGGATGGCGTGCTGATCCTCGTCGATGCCAAAGAAGGCCCCATGCCGCAGACCACGTTCGTCTTGCGCAAAGCGTTGGCCCTCGGACATAAAGCCATCGTCGTCATCAACAAAATCGATCGCCCCGATGCGGTCATCGATGACGTCGTCAATCGCACCTTCGATCTCTTCGTGCATCTGGGAGCCACCGACGAACAGCTGGACTTTCCTATCGTCTATACCTCCGCCATCAAGGGGGTGGCGACCCTCGATCTCAAGCAGCCAGGGACGGAGATCTCCCCGCTCCTGGAGACGATTCTCGACAAGATTCCGGCACCGGCCATCAACGCGGACGCCCCGTTCCAGCTCCTCGTGCTGGCCCTGGCCCAGGATTCCTATAAAGGGAAAATGGGGATCGGAAAGATCCAATCCGGCTCCATCGCCCGCCGCCAAAACGTGGTCACTCTGACCAAGGACGGCGGCCAGGTCCCCGGCAAGATTTCCGATCTTGCGGTGTTTTCAGGCCTTGAGCGCACCGATGTCGAAACGGCTGAAGCGGGTGAAATTGTCGCTCTCTCCGGCCTGGAAGAAGTGAACATCGGTGACACGATTGCCGATCCGACCAATCCGGTCGCGCTCCCGCGCGTGACGATCGACGAACCGACCGTGCAGATGACGTTTTCGGTCAACAACAGCCCGTTCGCCGGCCGTGACGGAAAATACCTGACCTCGCGCCACCTGCGTGAACGATTGTTCAAGGAGCTGGAAACCAACGTCTCCCTGCGCGTGCAGGAAACAGACAGCGCCGACCGGTTTCTCGTGGCCGGCCGTGGCGAACTTCATCTCGGCGTGCTGATCGAACAGATGCGTCGTGAAGGATATGAGCTGCAGATCTCTCAGCCCGAGGTCATCCTGCACCGAGAAGGCGATACAGTCACGGAACCCTTTGAAGAGCTGACCATTCAGGTTCCTTCTGAATATCAGGGGCCGGTGATTGAAGAAATCGGCAAACGACGCGGCGAACTCCGTCACATGAAGCTCGTGCATTCCGAAGGCACCGCCAGCGAAATGCACATTGAGTATCACATCCCGACGCGCGGCATTATCGGCCTGAAAAACATCCTGCTGGCGAAGACCCGCGGTACCATCATTCTGCACCACGTGTTTTCCGGTTATGCCCCGGCGGATGAAAAGGCGCTTCTCGTGGCACCGCATGGTTCGCTGGTAGCCTTCGAAGCCGGAACCAGCACGGCCTATGCGCTCTTCATGACTCAAGAACGTGGTGAATTGTTTATCGGCGCCTCGGTCGAAGTCTACCAGGGCATGGTCGTCGGCCAGAACAGCCGCGACGAGGACCTGGACGTCAACGTGTGCAAGCAGAAACAATTGAGCAACATGCGCGCAGCCGGCACGGACGAGGCCTTAGTGCTCACACCACCGCGTGAAATGTCATTGGAATTCGCGATGGAATACATCGGCCAGGATGAATTGGTCGAGGTGACGCCGAAATATCTCCGCCTCCGCAAGCGGCTCCTGAACCCGGATGACCGTCGGAAAGCGAAGAAGAGCTCCAAGTAA